The segment GCCATTGGCGGCGGGCCAGGCGGTTTTCGCAGTGGCTTTGGCGTTCGGCCATGTCGAGGGTGGCGAAGCAGCCGGCGCAGGCCACGGCATAGGCCAGCAGTACCAGCAGGGGGTTGTGTCGGCAGTCGAGGATGATTTGCCCGTTCGCCGGCAGGTCGGCGAAAAATTGCAGTCCCAGCCATTCCATTGCAGGTCTCTATCGTCGAGTTTGCACTCGTCCCCGAAAAGCGCGGCTGGAGACAGTTCCTGCACGAGTATAGGAAAAGGTGTTTAAACCTTCCTGATTAATGGCACTTTGATTTCTATCGTTTGGATATGAGGGTGATAGCGGAGGGATCTAACTGGGTGTTGCGAGGAGGGGGCATCGCCCTGTAGCAGCGGGCAAGCCCGCTCCTACAGGGTTCTGTCAGGCTTAGCCGGCTACCAGTACGCGGATTGCCTCGAGCCGCAACGCCGCCTTGTTGAGTGCTGCCAGGCCATCTTCACGCTGCTTGCGCACCGCATCGACTTCGCTGTCACGCACGCTCGGGTTGACGGCCTTGAGCGCGGTCAGGCGCGCCAGCTCTTCGTCGGCCTCGGCGGCCAGACGCTGCTGGGCCTCGGCCACGCGGGCCTCGTGGGCCGGCAGGATCTTCGCTTCGCCGGCGCTGATGCGCTGGGCCAGCACGTCACGCTGGGCCTGGATGAACTTGTTGGCGCTGGCCTTGGGCACGCTTTCGAGCTGGTCGTTGAGGGTTTCGAAGGCGACCCGCGGGCCCAGGTCGTTGCCGTTGGCGTCCAGCAGGCAGCGCAGCGCTGCCGGTGGCAGGTAGCGGCCCAACTGCAGGCTGCGCGGCGCCACCACTTCGCTGACGTACAGCAGCTCCAGCAGCACGGTGCCGGGCTTGAGCGCCTTGTTCTTGATCAGCGCCACGGCGGTGTTGCCCATCGAACCGGACAGCACCAGGTCCATGCCGCCCTGCACCATGGGGTGTTCCCAGGTGAGGAACTGCATGTCTTCGCGCGAAAGCGCCTGGGCGCGATCGTAGGTGATGGTCACGCCTTCGTCGTCGCCCAGCGGGAAGCTGGCGTCGAGCATCTTCTCGCTCGGCTTGAGCACCAGAGCGTTTTCCGAATGGTCTTCGCTGTCGATGCCGAAGGCGTCGAACAGGGTTTCCATATAAATAGGCAGGGCGAACTGATCATCCTGCTCCAGAATGGCTTCGACCAGCTCCTGGCCTTCGCCGGCACCGCCGGAGTTGAGCTCCAGCAGGCGGTCACGGCCGCTGTGCAGTTCGGCTTCCAGGCGCTCGCGCTCGCCGCGGGCATCAGCCACCAGCTTGCTCCAGGCCTTGTCGTCGCCTTCGGCCAGCAGCGGCAGCAGGCGTGGGCCGAACTGGTGCTGCAGGGCGTTGCCGGTGGGGCAGGTGTTGAGGAAGGCGTTGAGGCCTTCGTGGTACCACTGGAACAGGCGCTCTTGCGGGCTGTTTTGCAGGTACGGGATGTGCAACTGGATGGTGTGCTGCTGGCCGATACGGTCGAGGCGGCCGATGCGCTGTTCGAGCAGGTCGGGGTGGGCCGGCAGGTCGAACATCACCAGGTGGTGGGCGAACTGGAAGTTGCGGCCTTCACTGCCGATTTCCGAGCAGATCAGCACCTGGGCGCCAAACTCTTCGTCGGCGAAGTAGGCGGCGGCGCGGTCACGCTCGAGAATACTCATGCCTTCGTGGAAGGTCGTGGCAGGGATGCCGGAGCGCACGCGCAGGGCGTCTTCCAGGTCCATGGCGGTTTCGGCGTGGGCGCAGATCACCAGCACCTTGGTGCGCTTGAGCATCTTCAGGGTGTCGATCAGCCAGTCGACCCGTGGGTCGAAGCGCCACCAGCGCTCGTCATCGTTGGTTTCGCCCTGGGCCTGGAAGGCCACTTCCGGGTACAGCTCGGCGCGCTCGCCGGCCGGCAGCGCGACATATTGCTCGGGATTGGCCAGCGGGTAGGGGTGCAGCTGGCGCTCGGGGAAGCCCTGGATGGCTGCGCGGGTGTTGCGGAACAGCACGCGGCCGGTGCCGTGGCGGTCGAGCAGTTCGCGGATCAGCCGCGCGCTGGCCTGGGTGTCGCCATCGCTGACGGCGGCCAGCAGCGCTTCGCCTTCGGCACCCAGGAAGCCCTGGATGGTGGCGTGGGCTTTGGGCGACAGACGGCCTTCGTCGAGCAGCTCCTGCACCGCTTCGGCCACCGGGCGGTAGTTCTCGCTTTCGGCGCGGAACGCGGCCAGGTCGTGGAAACGGTTGGGGTCGAGCAGGCGCAGGCGGGCGAAGTGGCTGTCCTGGCCGAGCTGTTCAGGGGTGGCGGTAAGCAGCAGTACACCCGCGATCACCTGGGCCAGTTGCTCAACCAGCGCGTACTCGGCGCTGGCTTGTTCTTCGTGCCAGACCAGGTGGTGGGCTTCGTCGACCACCAGCAGGTCCCAGCCGGCGGCGAACAGCGCGTCCTGGGCCTTTTCGTCGTCCACCAGCCATTCCAGGGCCACCAGGGCCAGCTGGGCGTCCTCGAACGGGTTGCTGGCATCGCTTTCGATGAAGCGCTCGGCGTCGAACAGCGCCACCTGCAGGTTGAAGCGCCGGCGCATTTCTACCAGCCACTGGTGCTGCAGGTTCTCCGGCACCAGGATCAGCACGCGGCTGGCGCGGCCCGAGAGCAACTGGCGGTGGATCACAAGGCCCGCTTCGATGGTCTTGCCCAGGCCCACTTCGTCGGCCAGCAGTACGCGCGGGGCAATACGGTCGGCTACTTCACGGGCGATGTGCAACTGGTGGGCGATGGGTTGGGCGCGCACGCCGCCCAGGCCCCACAAGGAGGAGAGCATCTGCTTGCTGGTGTGCTGCAGGGTGTTGTAGCGCAGCGAGAACCACGCCAGCGGGTCGATCTGCCCGGCGAACAGGCGGTCGCTGGCCAGGCGGAACTGGATGAAGTTGGACAGCTGCGTCTCGGGCAGGGTGCGTGGCATGTTCTGCGCGTCGATGCCGTGGTAGACCAGCAGGCCGTCGGCGTCGTCGACTTCGCGCACGGTCAGCTTCCAGCCCTCGAAGTGAGTGATCTGGTCGCCCGGCGAGAAGCGCACGCGGGTCAGCGGCGCGTTGCGTAGCGAGTACTGGCGGGTGTCGCCTGTGGCCGGGTAGAGCACGGTCAACAGGCGGCCATCCTGCGCCAGGATGGTCCCAAGACCGAGCTCGGCTTCGCTGTCGCTGATCCAGCGTTGCCCCGGTTGATACTGCTGCGCCATACTGCCAAAACTCCCGCGGTGAAAAAGCCGGCTATGTTAACGGATCGGCTTCGCCAGACCAATGAATCAAAGAGTCTAGCGTGTTCATCGCCTAATACCGTGCCGTCGCGAGGGCCCTGCACCAACATGTTTGCCAAGCATCGCTGGTTGAACGTATTCATGGGGCTGGGCAGCCTGGCGCTGCTGGCCGGTTGCGAACAGAAAACCTTTGAGGTGCTGGCGCCGATCCCGGTGGAGCAGCTGGAAGTGCTGGGGGTGCAGACGCCGCTCAAGAGCGTGCACTTTCACGACCGCGAGGGGGAAGGGCTGCTGGTGCTGAGCCGGGTCGACGGCCAGGCCACCGACCCGGATACCGAAGAAGAAGTCGACAAGGTGGTGCTCAAGGCCACCTTGTACGGGCGCAGTGCGTCGGCCGATGCGTTCAGGCCGCGTTGGCAGATTGAACAGGAAACCACCTGCGCCGGCCTGGACCTGGATGTCGACTTCTATACCGACGTCAGTGATGTCAGCGACCTGAACAAGGATGGCATCGCCGAAGTGACCGTGGCCAGCCACGCGTTTTGCGGTGGCGGCATCGACCCCCACGATATCGCCATCGAGCTGCGCGAAGGGCAGGCGGCGTACACCATCACCGGCCAGTCGCTGATCAGCCCGGCGGGCGAGGAACCTTTCGGTGGCGAGCGCGAGGACAGCGCTTCGCTCAAAACTGCCCCGCAGGTGATTCGCGAACACATGGATGCGGTCTGGCAGAAGGTCTACAAGCGGCCCTGGAGCGACAGCTCGGCGCCGGCTGACGACGGGCCTGACGACGATGGCGAGTAAATGTTGTCCATAGCGGCATGGGCGCGGTTGTGACGCGCCGCACACCTTCATCCGCAGGTATTCAAGGCGGCTGAGCAACGGCCGATAGAATGGCCATAGGAGAACCCCCATGCTGCCGCCGATCATCCCCCTCAGCGCCGCCCCCGTGACGACGCAACAAGACCCGGTCAAGCCGACCCCGAACATTCCGGCGGTGGCCCCGGCGCAGCCGTCCTCCAGCGAAAGCACCATCGACCTCAAGCACCAGCGCGACCCTGACGAGCAGCTTTACCTGCTGCACGAAGAGCAGCGGCGCAAGCAGCAGCAACGCAAGCAGCGCGAAGATGACGAACACCGTTTCGAGGCACTGCCGGGCGATGAACTGAACGCCGACAACACCGTGCCGGTGGCCCCTCTGGGCGAGAGCACCCGCCAGGGGCTGCTGGTGGATATCGAAGTCTGACTGGTCAGCGCGGGCATCTGCCTTCATTATTGGGCTTCTGCTGTCCGTAGAGCCTGCCATGAGCCAAGACAACCTGATCGACTTCGGCGCCGAGCGCGCCAAACGCATCCACGACCTCAACGACAAGCGCCTTGACGACATGCGCAAGGCCTTCGAGCAGGCCATGCCGTTGGCTTCGGGCAAAAAGAAGAAGCCCAAGGGCAAGCCGAAGAAGCGCTGAACCTTGATGCAGGTCAAGCCTGCACCCGCCTCGCGTGCCCGGCCCCGGGCAGCATTGACGCCGATCAATTCCCCACCGCCCGCCATTGGTTACCTTGCTCCCATCGGATCACGGCACACCAAGGGAGGGGCCGTCATGTTCTTCGACAACGTGGTTATCGCCGGTGTGGTAACGGTCGGGTTGATGTTGGCGTTCTTCGCCGGTCTGGGGATTTTCATCTGGAAGGATTCGAACAAGCGCAAGCAGCGCTGATCCTTCCCGATTCACGAGCACGCAAGGCATTTAGGGCGACTTCGGTCGCCCATTTTTTTTGCCTGGGTTTTTGCGGGCCTATGCAAGCCCAGCGGCGCTGGCCACTTCCCTGCAGGAGCTGGCTTGCCAGCGATGAGGCCAGGCCTGCAAAAGCATTCTTCCTGCAGCGGCCCTATCGCCGGCAAGCCGGCTCCTACATGGCGCGCGTTTGATTAAACAAGATGATTAGCTAGCTAATTATTCGTCTGCACCT is part of the Pseudomonas fakonensis genome and harbors:
- the rapA gene encoding RNA polymerase-associated protein RapA — its product is MAQQYQPGQRWISDSEAELGLGTILAQDGRLLTVLYPATGDTRQYSLRNAPLTRVRFSPGDQITHFEGWKLTVREVDDADGLLVYHGIDAQNMPRTLPETQLSNFIQFRLASDRLFAGQIDPLAWFSLRYNTLQHTSKQMLSSLWGLGGVRAQPIAHQLHIAREVADRIAPRVLLADEVGLGKTIEAGLVIHRQLLSGRASRVLILVPENLQHQWLVEMRRRFNLQVALFDAERFIESDASNPFEDAQLALVALEWLVDDEKAQDALFAAGWDLLVVDEAHHLVWHEEQASAEYALVEQLAQVIAGVLLLTATPEQLGQDSHFARLRLLDPNRFHDLAAFRAESENYRPVAEAVQELLDEGRLSPKAHATIQGFLGAEGEALLAAVSDGDTQASARLIRELLDRHGTGRVLFRNTRAAIQGFPERQLHPYPLANPEQYVALPAGERAELYPEVAFQAQGETNDDERWWRFDPRVDWLIDTLKMLKRTKVLVICAHAETAMDLEDALRVRSGIPATTFHEGMSILERDRAAAYFADEEFGAQVLICSEIGSEGRNFQFAHHLVMFDLPAHPDLLEQRIGRLDRIGQQHTIQLHIPYLQNSPQERLFQWYHEGLNAFLNTCPTGNALQHQFGPRLLPLLAEGDDKAWSKLVADARGERERLEAELHSGRDRLLELNSGGAGEGQELVEAILEQDDQFALPIYMETLFDAFGIDSEDHSENALVLKPSEKMLDASFPLGDDEGVTITYDRAQALSREDMQFLTWEHPMVQGGMDLVLSGSMGNTAVALIKNKALKPGTVLLELLYVSEVVAPRSLQLGRYLPPAALRCLLDANGNDLGPRVAFETLNDQLESVPKASANKFIQAQRDVLAQRISAGEAKILPAHEARVAEAQQRLAAEADEELARLTALKAVNPSVRDSEVDAVRKQREDGLAALNKAALRLEAIRVLVAG
- a CDS encoding M949_RS01915 family surface polysaccharide biosynthesis protein, which gives rise to MFAKHRWLNVFMGLGSLALLAGCEQKTFEVLAPIPVEQLEVLGVQTPLKSVHFHDREGEGLLVLSRVDGQATDPDTEEEVDKVVLKATLYGRSASADAFRPRWQIEQETTCAGLDLDVDFYTDVSDVSDLNKDGIAEVTVASHAFCGGGIDPHDIAIELREGQAAYTITGQSLISPAGEEPFGGEREDSASLKTAPQVIREHMDAVWQKVYKRPWSDSSAPADDGPDDDGE
- a CDS encoding aspartate-semialdehyde dehydrogenase, encoding MLPPIIPLSAAPVTTQQDPVKPTPNIPAVAPAQPSSSESTIDLKHQRDPDEQLYLLHEEQRRKQQQRKQREDDEHRFEALPGDELNADNTVPVAPLGESTRQGLLVDIEV
- the ccoM gene encoding cytochrome c oxidase subunit CcoM, with product MFFDNVVIAGVVTVGLMLAFFAGLGIFIWKDSNKRKQR